The window GGAGGGGAACCAGCTGCCTGGCCTGCCCTGTGGGGCCCTGCGCCTCTCCCTCACCCAGCTCAGGATCTCTAACAACTACATGCACCCCTACTTTTGGAAGAGCTGCAGCTGGAACTCTCCCCAGGATCTGCAACACTCAGCCACTATgaccctctctctcacagacacctgTCTGCGCTACGCCAGCCTTCCCCCTGAGGCACAGATGGCCCTTAACAGGTATCCTATTTACATGACCCTGATCAGATTCAactaaataaatacacagtaTAAAGGATGAactccatgtttgtttgttttaaggTAAAAGAGATGACTGTTTcattgatggtgtgtgtgttttttttgtgttcccagggtgggtgtgtgtgactgctgtagGGGTCCTATGTACGGACCTGGACTCAAGGTAATCCGTCCCTGCTACAATATCTTCGGACTACACAGGGTGCCCTTCATTTTCTATGCCTGCACCCCAGCATGCCACTGGAAATTCAAGATCCAGACCAAGAGTCTCTCCAATCTTCTGTATGGAGAAGACACAACTCACAATAGTGAACAACAAACATGACTATGAAGGAACCAATACTGAGGCTACTGTATCTTGTCCTTAATAGCCAAAGACCTCTGAATATCTATCTCATCAGCTCTACTAATCTTGTGCCAAATTGTAACCTTACCATAATGTCTACTGATGTCACTGTCTTTATATAGCCTTGAGTAGTTGTCTGCAAAACATGTATTTTGCACAGCAAGTGCATGTGAAAACTCCCATAATTATGGCACTTTTAATGTCTTTACATTTTCCATTGACCTCCAAttaaaataaagtatttctgaATACTAGTTGTGTTTAACTATTTCAGCCTCAAGTAGTGTGTATCGCTTTAAGTCTGACTTCTTATTTAAACAAACGAAATATGGACCAATCACAGCACCTCAACAGAGCTTGACAAATCTTTTTTTGAATGACTGAAGGAGTGAGACGAGTTTTGTAACTTTTTTATTAGTAGTGTAATGGCatttttaaaatacttttttttttacacccgTCCAGGTGGTGGCGGCGGCAATACAACATTAGTTGAAGTATGCTATAAAACCTTAGAAGAAAAAGAGAAGATGATGTAtagttgagagggatgaggtcAAAGTAAtgacaaataagtctggctgcacaactgaTTGACAAACACTGCAAATTGAGaagtcatgtgactaaactgaataaaaagaagaaactacactatgaaacataAATTATAAAGAATGATAGGAAAAAGTTTTGGAGCACCTTCAATTaaattttgggcaaaaaggcaaactctgctccatcattcatttgaatcagatggctcattcatcacaaaacccactggtATTGCTTCATtgacaagattagcaaatttaggcatgacatgccagcaacaaatgctgactaCCCAtccaagtacagtggggcaaaaaagtatttagtattcacactccagaacagtAAGCAGTAGGCAGACACAGCCCACAGTAGGCAGACACAGCCCACACAGTAGGTGGAGGCATGCACCGCTAACTTACGAGTATGTTTGCAGACCGCCATAATACcatagaagaagaggaggagcagaCAGCTACAGGAAAAGACGAACATCTTTGGGCTATCACTAACGTTACTTACCACAGCGGCAAAGTCATAATGTGCTATATCGTATAAATTCTTGAAAATTAacatttgctttttggtcttacTTTAagcttagcagtgtggttaatgttGGTGTTCGgtttcaaatcacattttaagaagattaATTGTAGAAAAAGTGTAGAAGTTTATGACGGTGgctgaaacgacatatttttgaGAAAGCTTTACAAGCACTTCCGGTGTCAaagtttgtgttgtgttgtcaagATGGCTGGCCATGATCATCATCGTGACCATCTGTCTCTGTGCTTATGTGACTTAATCAGGTAATAATCAATTAATAAATTATGCTGCTTTGTTTCTGATACCTGTCTAACCTTACAATTCTCGCCAACAGAAACTGGATGTGAATAAAGAATGAAGTGACCGTcatagctacctaacgttagttagtAGCCATATCTATGAAGAGAAGACATTTTACAATCAAGGGAATTTGTATAGACAGACCATTGTCAAAAACGAGTTAAATTCCTAGTTGGCTAGCTACTCagaaccagtcagccagccaccaTGGTGTTATAGTTAGTAGTATAACCTTAATTATTTTTTGTCTTGAAAACAGATTACTATGGTCCATGGTGCTGCCATGCGTGTATCTGAGCTTGGTGCTGGCGCTGCTCCTGTTTCTACTAGTCATGGGTGTCCGAATATGGCTGCAGAGGAGTCGGAAAGCCCGCCTGGTTCAGAACAGTTCCCCAACTGTGGCCTTCTTCCACCCCTACTGCAATGCAGGAGGGGGCGGGGAGCGGGTGCTCTGGTGTGCCCTCAGAGCGCTTCAGAATAGGTAGGTTTACGCAGTCTGAGCCTATAGTTAGATTTGAATGCATTCGTGGAGTGCTCATGAGCTTAATAACCTATCTTCTTGATATGTTATGTCTCTTCTGTGCCTTCCCTCCCGTAGATACCCAAGCGTTTCATTCGTTGTGTACACCGGTGACCATGGGGTGACAGGGGAGCAGATCCTCGAGGGCGCCCAACAACGCTTCAACATCAGGCTGCCTCATCCAGTGACTTTCATATTCCTGAAGAACCGTCTCCTGGTGGAGGCTAGCTCCTACCCCCACTTCACCCTGCTGGGGCAGAGCATGGGCTCAATGTTCCTGGGCTGGGAGGCCCTCACTGCCTTTGTACCAGACCTCTATATGGACTCCATGGGCTATGCCTTCACTCTGCCCATCTTTCGCTACCTGGGAGGATGCAGGGTGGGCAGCTATGTGCACTACCCCACCGTCAGTACTGACATGCTGtctgtggtgagagagagaaacccaaGGTCAGAACTGTTTATTTTAATTACATAAAGCATGTTGATATGGTTATTTATTGTGACACAGATAATGTATTCGTTAATAGTTTGGTTGATGTTTTTGTTATCAAACTTGTAATTTGCCTCTGCAGTATTTGTGATGATACACTCCCTCCTATAATCCCAACAGGTTCAACAATGCAGACTACATCTCTGCTAACCCTCTTCTTAGTATGGCCAAGGTGATGTACTACTGTGCTTTTGCTCTGATCTACGGCCTAGCTGGCTCCTGCAGCGATGTCGTCATGGTTAACTCTACCTGGACACTGGGCCACATCCTGGCCCTGTGGCGCGCACCCAGCCGCACCGGTGTGGTCTATCCTCCCTGCGACGTCCGCTCCTTCCTCAACATCCCATTGGAGGATGAGGTGGAAGGGGAGGTGCTCGATGACAGGAAGTGCCATTCGATAGTGTCCGTGGGGCAGTTCCGACCAGAGAAAGACCACCGGCTGCAGATTAGGGCCTTCCGGAAGCTTCTGGACAGGAAAGGGTTAGGTCCAGGAGGGCGGGATTCTCTGAGGCTGGTGTTGATTGGTGGCTGCCGTAACCAGGAGGATGATGATAGAGTGCTGATGCTGAGGGGGCTGTGCCAGGAGCTGGGTGTGACAGAAAGAGTTGAGTTTAAACTTAACGTTCCCTTTGATGAGTTAAAGAGGGAGCTGGTGGACGCCACCATTGGTCTGCACACCATGTGGAATGAGCATTTTGGCATAGGTATTCATTTTTATCTATACCATCTTATTATCTTCTGTTTTTAAGAGAAGTGTTGTACATTCCAAACTTATTCATCTGATCCCAGTTCCTACTCTCTGCATCCTCTCCTGTCTCAGGTGTGGTAGAATGTATGGCTGCAGGGACAGTCATTCTGGCTCACAAGTCCGGCGGCCCCAAGCTGGACATTGTGGTTCCCTATGAGGGCGGGCAGACTGGCTTCCTGGCTGACAGCGAGGACAGCTACGCTACTGCCATGGAGACCATCCTGGCACTGTCGCCGTCGGCACGGCTGGAGATCCGGCGCAATGCTCGACGGTCTGTAGACCGTTTCTCCGACCAGGAGTTTGACGCCAGCTTCCTGTCTTCCATGGAATCTCTGATGGGAAAGCTGGAGTGATGAGGGAAAACCAATCACTCCCCCCTCACAGACTGAAACCCTTCCTCTCTGCTGCACTCACAGGCCTGATTGGCTGGGAAACTGATGGTCTATGAGACCTTTGCTGGCTTTATTCATAGGAATAAGTAAGGATGCTTGTCTAACTTGCTCTGTCTTGCTagagttccagtgaagggacttGCTGGAAATTCTATTGATGTTTACACTCAAAAAGCACTTGGTCCTTATATCTAGTCCAATACGGCAGAGGGATCAAACATTGtgcttttttttttctcactGTGATTTTTTTTCTTGTTCTGTATGGGACTATGGCTCAGAATTGTAGATATTATACAaacaatgctttaaaaaaaaaaggaaatgtaTTGTTAATTTGTCTGAATCTTAAACGTAAACTTGTTGTATTTTGTATATAATCTTTATTTAGTCTTTAAAGTTCCTCTAAGCAACAACGATACCGAAACATTTTCAATGCCCAAATAATTGACATCTTGTCAATGCTTGCTTATGTTATACTTTAACCTGTGGAAAGAATAGATAGCCCTTGGTCAAAACTTTAACCTGCAGTTTAGAAAAATGCAAGACGCGTCTGTacttaaaatttaaaaaacatatatatatttcacctttatttaaccaggtaggcaagttgagaacaagttctcatttacaattgcgacctggccaagataaagcaaagcagttcgacacatacaacaacaacaacaacacagttacacatggagtaaaaaaaacatacagtcaataatacaatagaaaaatacGTCTATATACAatatgagcaaatgaggtgagataagggaggtaaaggcaaaaaaaggccacggtggagaagtaaatacaatatagcaagtaaaacactggaatggtagatttgcagtggaagaatgtgcaaataataaataatggggtgaaaaataaatacagtaggggaaaaggtagttgtttgggctaaattatagatgggctatgtacaggtgcagtaatctgtgagctgctctgacagctggtgcttaaagctagtgagggagataagtgtttccagtttcagagatttttgtagtttgtttcagtcattggcagcagagaactggaaggagaggtggccaaaggaagaattggttttgggggtgaccagagagatatacctgctggagcgcgtgctacaggtgggtgctgctatggtgaccagcgagctgagataaggggggactttacctagcagggtcttgtagatgacctggagccagtgggtttggcgacgagtatgaagcgagggccagccaacgagagtgtacaggtcgcagtggtgggtagtatatggggctttggtgacaaaacagatggcactgtgatagactgcatccaatttattgagtagggtattggaggctattttgtaaatgacatcgccgaagtcgaggatcggtaggatggtcagttttacgagggtatgtttggtagcattagtgaaggatgctttgttgcgaaataggaagcccaTTCTAGATTTACCTTTGgatttggagatgtttgatatgagtctgtaaggagagtttacagtctaaccagacatctaggtatttgtagttgtccacatattctaagtcagaaccgcctagagtagtgatgctggatgggcgggcaggtgcaggcagcgatcgattgataagcatgcatttcgttttacttgtatttaagagcagttggaagccacagaaggagagttgtatggcattaaagctcgtctggagggttaacacagtgtccaagaagggccagaagtatacagaattgtgtcgtctgcgtagaggtggatcagaga of the Oncorhynchus clarkii lewisi isolate Uvic-CL-2024 chromosome 3, UVic_Ocla_1.0, whole genome shotgun sequence genome contains:
- the LOC139402003 gene encoding GDP-Man:Man(3)GlcNAc(2)-PP-Dol alpha-1,2-mannosyltransferase-like, translating into MAGHDHHRDHLSLCLCDLIRLLWSMVLPCVYLSLVLALLLFLLVMGVRIWLQRSRKARLVQNSSPTVAFFHPYCNAGGGGERVLWCALRALQNRYPSVSFVVYTGDHGVTGEQILEGAQQRFNIRLPHPVTFIFLKNRLLVEASSYPHFTLLGQSMGSMFLGWEALTAFVPDLYMDSMGYAFTLPIFRYLGGCRVGSYVHYPTVSTDMLSVVRERNPRFNNADYISANPLLSMAKVMYYCAFALIYGLAGSCSDVVMVNSTWTLGHILALWRAPSRTGVVYPPCDVRSFLNIPLEDEVEGEVLDDRKCHSIVSVGQFRPEKDHRLQIRAFRKLLDRKGLGPGGRDSLRLVLIGGCRNQEDDDRVLMLRGLCQELGVTERVEFKLNVPFDELKRELVDATIGLHTMWNEHFGIGVVECMAAGTVILAHKSGGPKLDIVVPYEGGQTGFLADSEDSYATAMETILALSPSARLEIRRNARRSVDRFSDQEFDASFLSSMESLMGKLE